A window of Mucilaginibacter sp. PAMC 26640 contains these coding sequences:
- a CDS encoding chromosome partitioning protein ParA translates to MKTTPSQLKILSIDIGGSSIKATILDSKGNLKMDYKKVVTPNPANPENVIKSINVLVKSFPGYDKVSVGFPGYVRNGVVKTAPNLGNDFWKDINFKSKLEEALGKDAQVVNDADMQGLGVVSGKGLEMVITLGTGFGTALLMDGHLLPHLEIAHHPVSKGRDYDEYIGDIALDKEGVKKWNSRIKKVFKILKTVFNYDYLYIGGGNSDKLNFKLDKNMKIVTNADGIKGGARLWQEDKHPVTHVAMATPTK, encoded by the coding sequence ATGAAAACTACACCCAGCCAATTAAAAATCCTCTCCATTGATATCGGTGGATCAAGCATCAAAGCCACAATTTTAGATAGTAAGGGCAACCTTAAAATGGATTATAAAAAGGTAGTTACCCCAAATCCTGCCAATCCAGAAAATGTTATTAAATCTATCAATGTGCTGGTAAAAAGTTTTCCCGGTTATGATAAGGTCTCCGTGGGGTTCCCCGGTTATGTACGTAACGGCGTTGTTAAAACTGCTCCTAATCTTGGTAACGATTTTTGGAAGGATATCAACTTTAAATCGAAGCTGGAAGAAGCTTTGGGTAAAGATGCACAGGTGGTAAATGATGCCGATATGCAGGGCCTCGGCGTAGTTAGCGGCAAAGGACTAGAGATGGTGATTACCCTGGGTACAGGTTTTGGTACGGCATTGTTAATGGATGGGCACCTGTTGCCGCATTTAGAAATTGCACATCACCCGGTATCAAAAGGCCGCGATTACGACGAATATATAGGTGATATAGCGCTGGATAAAGAAGGCGTTAAAAAATGGAACAGCCGTATAAAAAAGGTTTTCAAGATTTTAAAAACCGTTTTTAATTACGACTATTTATATATAGGTGGAGGCAACTCCGACAAGCTGAACTTTAAGCTTGATAAGAACATGAAAATAGTAACCAATGCCGATGGCATAAAAGGCGGGGCAAGATTGTGGCAGGAAGATAAACACCCGGTTACGCACGTTGCAATGGCAACCCCAACAAAATAA